The genomic segment GAGGAGGGGCAACGTCTGGTTGTGTTTGCAAGATGGCTTCGTTAATTCGTTTTGGCAAGCCGGGGCCAGAATAGACCAAGCCACTGTGCAACTGCACAAAATTGGCGCCCGCTGCAAGAAAGGTCAGAGCATCTTGTGGCGCTAGAATGCCGCCTGATCCAATGATAAGGGCATCTGACCACTGTTCCCGTGCCCAGGAGACAAATTTGACGGCTTGCTCGTGTGAACTTCTCCCTGTGGTGTAAACGGAGGTGTTTGCGGATGGTGAAGCTTCCTGAATCGTGCCTCCAGCGACAACGAGACCGTTGAGTCCTGCTTCTTTTGCTGAGATGAGAATGGGGAATGCTTCCAATTCTGTAAGGCTAGGAGGGAGCGCCAGCAAGAGTGGCAGATCAGTTTGGTTACGCAAACAGGAAAAATGTTCCTTCCAAGCTGTATGGCTCCATTCTGGATGTCCCATATTCGCCCGCGCATCAATAGTGAAAAACGAACAAAAACGCTTCAGTTTGTCGATCAGCTCCTGACGCTCTTCTGTGGCTTTTCTCAGGCTAGCTTCTGGTCGGCAGGCCAATCTGACTCCGATAGGGATTTTGATGCCAGAAGCCCCCTCCAGGCGCCTCTCAAGGGCATATATACCATTATTTACCAATGGACTGGAATAGTGGATATTCATCGCGGCAGTGTCACGTTGAATAGTGCCGTGGGAATCAATTGCTTCTTTGGACACAGGTCCCAGCTCTAGAAACCCGAAGCCGAATTTGGACAGAGCCTGAATGGCGATGCATTCTGGGTCCAATCCGGCACCCAACCCGACTGGAGTAGGGAACGTGGCAGGACCAATTGTTTTGGAGAGCTGTGAAGGAGGCTCCATATGTCCCATCCATTCGATGATGAACGGACCACCCGGAATTTTTGCCAAAGCGCCGATTGACTGCAAGGTAATAAATCGGGCCCGTTCGGGTGGCATGAGAAAGAGAAGTGGTCGAAACATCGTTTGATACGACCAGTCTGGCATGGCAGCATCGCCCACCTTTCCTGATTTTTCCCATTTCCATCATATCTCAAAATGTTTGCATAAAAAATAAAAACAGCTGCTCTCTCGTGAAAGAGGCAGCTGTTTTTCGTTTTGGATCGGTTAGCCAGAAATGGCGGTTTGTCTTTTTACGACTTTGATCGTTTTCAGTGTCTCATCTTCAGGGCCTTGTACGGGTAATCCGACTCGGATGTTTTCCTGGATGTACGCGATATTTTCCTCAGTGATTACCTCTCCTGGAAGGAAGATCGGGATGCCTGGAGGATACACCATGATGAACTCAGTGATGACTCGACCTGCTGCTTCCGCCAACGGAATCGTCTCTGTTTCTGCATAGAATGCTTCCCGAGGAGTGGTGGATAGCACAGGGATATTCGGCAGCGAGATGGTAGGCTTCTCTTCTGCTTGTACGTGCGAAAATTCAACGGACAGATCACGCAAGCCATTTACCAGTGTACGGATGGATTCTTCCGTATCTCCCGCAGTAACGAAGCAGAGGATGTTGTACAGATCGCTCATCTCTACCTCAATGTTGTACTTGTCACGCAGCCAGTTCTCGACTTCCCATCCAGTGATTCCGAGATCGCGTACGTGGATGAGGAGCTTGGTTGGGTCCATCGCAAAAGTCGCAGGCTTTCCAAGAATCTCCTTGCCAACGCAGTAGATGCGCGGGATTTCGTTGATCATATCGCGTGCTTTTGCTGCCAGTTCCATCGCTTGATCCGCGAGCATTTTCCCGTTGAGGGCCAAATGCTGACGCGCCATGTCCAACGATGCGAGGAAGATGTAAGAAGTCGAGGTCGTCGTGAGCATGCTCATGACAGTTTTCACCCGATCGACATCGACGAGGCCTTCCCGTACATTCAAGATCGACGTTTGAGTCAAAGAGCCACCGAGCTTGTGTACGCTGGTCGCTGCCATGTCGGCACCTGCTTGCATGGCCGAAATCGGCAGTTCCTCATGAAAATGAATATGCACACCATGAGCTTCGTCGACCAATACAGGAATTTCATAGTTATGCGCAGCCCGCACGATCTCACGCAGGTCACCTGCAATACCGAAGTACGTTGGGTTAATTACCAACAGGGCAGCAGCATCAGGATGGGCTTCCAGTGCTTTTTGCACGGCCTTCACTGTAATCCCGTGAGAAATACCCAGACGCTCGTCCATTGCAGGGTGAATAAAGATTGGGATTGCTCCAGCGAAAATAATCGCCGACATAATCGATTTGTGTACGTTACGCGGTACGATAATTTTGTCGCCAGGACTGCAGGTCGCCATAATCATCGCCATGATGGCACCGCTTGTACCTTGCACGGAAAAAAATGTATGGTCAGCGCCGAATGCCTCGGCTGCCAATTCTTGTGCTTCTTTAATCATTGCCTTCGGGTGATGCAAGTCATCCAATGGCGCAATGTTGATGAGGTCTATCGAAAGAGCGTTGTCCCCGATGAACTCACGAAATGCCGGATGCATACCCATACCCTTTTTATGGCCCGGAATGTGAAATTGAATCGGGTTCCGGTTGGCGTGCTCCAACAACCCGCTGAACAAAGGAGTTTTCATTTGTCTCATTACGATCGCCTCACTTTACTAATCAAGAATATATAGGGGAAAAACAAACAAATTGAGTATAGCAAAATAGGGGGGGAAAGCAAGCGAATTTTTATTCATGTTAACGAGTGGCGGCAGGAGTTTGGCTTGTAAGCCGAGAAGGTCATTAGCACGGGGTGATAAAAGGATGAAAACGAGAGTAACGGAGCTGCTACAAATTACATATCCGGTCGTCCAAGGTGGCTTGGCATATTTGGCTTACGCAGACTTGGCTGCGGCTGTGTCAAATGCCGGGGGACTCGGTCAAATTACGGCTATGTCCTTGCCATCGGCTGATGCACTGCGGGAGGAGATTCGCAAGGTTCGTGCATTGACGGATAAACCGTTTGGTGTGAATTATGCAATTGGTCAACACGGTCGGCCGTATGAAGAAATGCTGGATGTGGCGATTGAAGAGGGAGTGGCAGCTGTTTCGGTAACAGGAGGCAATCCAGAGCCGCTGCTGCGCAGACTCGATGGTCATCCCATCAAAAAGCTTGTCTTGGTTGCGTCTGCCCGCCAAGCACAAAAAGCCGAATCGATTGGCGCGGATGCTGTGATGGCTGTCGGTCAAGAAGGTGGGGGTCATCTGGGACGAGATGATATCGGGACATTTGTTTTGATTCCGCGTGTGGTGGATTCCGTAAAAATTCCGGTATTGGCTAGCGGTGGCATCGGCGATGGTCGGGGGATTTTGGCAGCGCTTGCACTTGGTGCAGAGGGTGTGGAGATGGGGACGCGATTTATTGCGACGCAAGAATGTGTCCATGCGCATTCGGCCTACAAAGAGGCGCTGGTTGCTGGAACGGAGCACGATACTGCAGTTATCAAGCGCACACTGGGGACACCTGCCAGGGTGGTTCGTACACCGGGCTCTGATCATATTCTCCAATTGGAAAAAGAAGGGGCAGGCTACGAGCAGTTAAAGAGCTTCATCAGTGGAGAGAACAATTGCACATTTATTTATGAGGGCGACAGCCAGCGTGGCTTTGGTTGGGCTGGTCAGGTTATTGGATTGATTGATGATGTGCCAAGTGTCCAACAATTGTTTGACCGCATGTTTGGTGATGTGAACAAGTCATTGGATCGACTGCGGTCTTTTTCCTAAAACAAAAGAACAGGCCTGCGTTTTTCAAATGAAAGCGGACCTGTTCTTTTGCATATAACTTAACTAAAGAAAGCGGGAGGCGGTCTATCCACGAGAATTTCCTAATGTATAGAGCTTGCTCAACACCCCAAATGTTTCTTCGAGACGACTCACCAATGCTTCACCGTCTGCCAGGATTGGATCATGACGATCAATGGTAATTCCACAGAGCAACTCCGCTTTTTTTACCTGTGCCAGCCTGTCCACCAGCTTTTTTACGCCAGCCGTTCCCAACTCTTTTTGAGACGTGCTTGCTGGTTGCATATGATCTGGAGACCAGTGAAAATGCTCCGGAACCAACGCGATGACCTCATCTAGACGCTCGTTAAAAGCATGGCTGATGATCTCTTTGGAAGGAGACTCGTAGATTACCGCGTACCAAACGAACAAATGTGTTCCCCACAAGCCGATTTGAAAGTGCGGGTGTTTTTTGTAACCGCGTTTATCATTAGCCCAGGCAACCCACGTATCTGCAGGTGGGTTCACCGTACGGCGTGCATGCTTTGCTATGTGCGTAAACATTTCATCCCCGGTTGCTACGGAGAGAAAAGGCGCAAAGTGCTGGCTGAGTACTTCGAATTTGGGACGGATATTGGTTTTGATCGCATCCATCCGAGAATCCAGTCCATCAATGGCAAAAACATCAAAATCTTCTTGACGAAAGCCTGAAAACGTTGGCATGTAACAAACACCTCTTTTAAGCATCATCGAACCCCACTGGAAAGAAAAGGGCGATCGTCCCCGTCAAGGGAGCTTGGAATCCTCCATATGATATCATACCATCCAGGAAAAAAATACATGCCGAGTTTTATGAATAGCAAAACCAAAGCCTGAATAATATGATATACCACTCACTCCCTTACGGCGAAAATGATATCTGAGTATTCTGTCAACGGGAGGGGCCTGTAGAAGATGAATCTCGGCATGGAGTTGGAGTATTTTCATTTGGCAGTTTGGTTTGACCGCAAAACATTGCACGCGATGGTGCAGGCCCTGGTGGAAGCAGGGGTGAGCGTCACGTGGAAAGAATCTCCCGAGCAGTTTCACCTCCTCGTGAACACCACAGATGGCCGATCCGACTGGAAAATGCAGCGTTTAAATGGGTCCTATAAGCTGCACATTGCAGGCATTCCTGTCAATGATTCGCGGGTGGCACTCGTACTGTACCACTTCGTAGAGAGGGCAAAAGGGCATGCCATGATCAAGGTCACTTTTGAAGAGTGCGTCTTGCTGAAGCAAATCCAGTACGGAGAAGTTGTCAGAATAGTGGAATTAAAAGGAGCTGAGAAAAAAGTGATCTATGAAAAATTTTGCAATGTAACGATGGATCAGGTAATTGCCGCGATGAAACGACGTGACTCGGAAGAACGCATCCCGGTGCTGCGTCTGGAGTTGGATTATGAACTGGCGACGTTGTATGACGCGATGCAAGCAAAAGACCAAAGTCAAATGAAGCAGTCCACAGAGCGATTAAAACAGCTCCGTCGGGAAATGTTGCTTTTGGAAGCGTAGGCAGACTGGAGGATAGCCAAAGGACGATGAGTTTGACACAAACCAATACGGAATGAAAAAGCGACATCTCAAACAAATGAGGGTGTCGCTTTTTTTGGTGTGAAAGTCATCTGTTTAGGAATTGTTGTTTTTATGAAAGACTTGTTTGAATGGGAGGCCCGGCGGTTGTACAATAAAGAAGGTTTTTGACAGCATATTTACGCACGCGCCGGAAAGGAAGAAAAGTTTTGGAAGCATTCCTATCACAAATCCCCAATGTAGCGATCCTGCTTTTAGCCGTCATCGCATTGACACTGATCCTGTTTTGGATCGTGATTATGCAGTCTGTCCGGATTAGTCGATTGAGGAAATCAATCAACCGGATTATGACAGGGACGGGAGGAGCCAATCTCGAGGAAGGCTTGCACAGACTGCTGGATCAGGTAGAGGAAATGAAAAAGCAGCACAGTGATCAGCAGTTTGCCATTAATCGTCTGTCACAACGAATGGCAGCGCAATGCGGCAAAGTAGCGATTATCCGTTACAATGCCTTCGGGGATGTCGGCAGTGATCTTAGCTTTTCGCTGGCGGTAACAGATGACGCTGGGAACGGCGTCGTGATCACCAGCATTTTTGGACGAGAAGAATCTCGCGTGTACGCCAAGCCGCTTGAGCAAGGGACATCGAGCTACCATTTGTCTGAAGAAGAACAGGCTGCGATCAAAAAAGCGATGACCTCAACCACAGGGATATAAGTCCCTCTGAATTTCAATGAAACAGCAAGCATATGAATGAATCAGGGAGTTCTTTTCATTTCCCTGCGTCTGATTGCGGATATTCCGGTTTTTTGCTAAAATTCATCGCTATTTTGCTCAAGACTTTTGAGGGCATCTGAGATATAATAAAGGTGTCAAAAGTAGCTTTTTTGCGAAAAACAAAAAGTAGGTGATCCGCCTTCATTACCCAAATCGATTTTCGATTCGCGGGGCAAGGCCAGGTTCTACAGCGTTCTTTTGTTGACACTTAGCGTATCTCCTCAGATTTGGATAACTGTTCGGTCGTACTCGGCCCATGCAAACCAAAAGAATTGAGGAGATATTTATGGCACAGCGTTTAGCAACTAATTACGCCAAGGCCTATTTTACGGTGAATGAAGAAGAGCTGAACCAGTTCGTTTCGCTTTTCACCAATGAACACATTTCAGTCCAAGTCAAAGTGTGTGACAATGGCGATCGTGACGTAATCTTGAATGACAAGAACGGCGAAATTCAATTGAGTTTTTGCCGGGTTGGCAGCCGCTACTCATGCGACAGCTCGTATCTGATCCGAGATCGACAGCTGGCAAATGCCATGAGAAAAGCAATGAAAGCGTTCCGAGGCTATGGAATTGTCCACCGGATTTATGACGGCTTCACAATGGTGTATCACTACGATCAAGGATCGGTTGTGAGCATTCAGGAGCTAACCGGAGACGAAGAAGTGTCCATCTTTGAAAATAACTCATTGCACATGGCCAATGAGCTGGAGGCTTTGTTCCAGCAGGATGGCAGTGAGCAGGAGATTGAGTCCTTACGTCAAGAAACGGACCGATGGCTGGATTTGCGTAATTGGGCAAAGAGAACTGCCCCAGAAAAACTTCCAGCAATTGATGTTCGATTAGTTACGTTGTCGCGACGTCTATTTGAATTAGAAGTTTAGTGAAAGAAGGGTGCCTTGGGCGCCCTTTTTTATGTATTGGTTCCTGATACGGTGCTGAGGCAGCATGGCGATCACACAGTGAATAACAAAAAGCGGGTTTCCTCCTAAACAAGGGGTGCCCGCTTTTGTTGTTTGTCCTTCCCTTAGCGTAATGGCTTGCTCATATTGTACCAAATTGCTCCAGCATGATCTGAGCTGGAAACGCCGTTGTTGAGATATCCATGACTTTCATAGTAGCCAATCAGATTTTCTTTACACGTAAGCGTGATCGTCTCACGACCGGTTACCCTTGCTGATGCTTCCAGGTGTGCTAGGAGCATGGAGGCAATGCCGCGATTTTGAAAAGCGGGGGAAACCGCTAACCCTAAAATGGTTTGATGTCCGCCAGATGCCGGATTTTCTTTAATGGATTGAAACAGGTCATCGGTAATGAAGGTGGATTCGATGACGGGTCCATTAACCAAACCCGCAATGATTCCATCCGCTTCCGCTACAAAAAAACTGTCAGGAATCAATCGAATACGCTTCTCGAATGCTTCCTGTGTTGCAGCTTCCTCTGGTGAGAAGCAAAGGTGCTCGATGGCGATTAGTGCTGGCAAGTCTTCTGCTTTGGCATTACGGATAGTAATCATGTATAGCGATCCTCTCCATTCTGGTCCATTTCTAAAAGTGTAGCATATCTCATAATATGTGAAAGCCATTTGTAGCAGGTGGCGTTCCTCCATTCTGTAGAGATAGCCGTCGGCCTATTTGTATTGTTCTTATAGATTATTGAAAAAGGGTATTGTCAAACTAGGCCGATGCATGGTATTGTTGTTTTCGTTGGAAACAGGATTAGGAACCAGGATTCACTTTAAAGGGTGGATAACAACGGAAACCGCCCCCGTTAGTGAATGACGCAGGTCCTAGCGATGTTTAACATTACACTCGTTAGGAAGGGGGAACCGAAAGATGGAATATTCGACTTTCGGAAGACACGTTGCTGTTGACACATGGGGAGTTCAGTTTGATTTGTTGAACGACGCAGAATTTTTGAAAAAGGAAATGATTGAGGCTGCTGAGGCATGCGGTGCTACGGTGCTGAGTGTGCAAGCGAAGCAGTTTTCTCCTCAGGGTGCTACCGTACTGGTTCTTCTCTCGGAAAGCCACCTGTCCATTCATACGTATCCTGAGCGCGGCTTTGCTGCTCTGGATTGCTACACGTGTGGGGAAACCGTTGATCCGCAAATTGCCATCGACTACTTGGTATCCGTGCTGAAGCCGGAAAAAACTTACGCGAAGAAATTAGTTCGTGGTTTGGGTGAACTGCAAGTTGTTGAGCCAGAAATGAAACTGGTTGAAGCGGCAAAGTAAGTAACAAATGGAAAAGTTTTCAAGAGGTGCGGGCTGATTCCGCACCTCTTTTATATGGAGCTTCGGTTCATATTTGTCATCATGGAGTGACAGTAGGAGTTCTGCGGCCGATATCGTGGAGCAGAGAACGAAATTCCGTGGATGTATTGGTGATCTGGCTGTTCATGTCGGGTCTCACATCAACTTGATTGGTCCGATGCGTCGCTTCTTCATAAATATCTGCATGGATGGCACGAATCCGGTCGAATGTGGCTGCGTCGGAGGCTACTTGGATCGAGAAGTTGGGAACACGTGAACGAACGGCTGAATGGACCTGCTGTTCGATTATGCGCGTTTGCTCAGGGCCGAAATTTTTCCGAACACGAATTCCGATGACGGCATCTGTGCCGCTGACGAGAACAGTAGCACGTTCCACGCCAGGCACGTCATCTGCGGCCATGGTGAGCTGCTCAGCCAAATCCTGATTAAAACCATTGACCGTATATCCGTTTCGATAATTACGGGCATTGATTCCGCCAGTGTAGGCATGATAATCATGAGCGAGGCTTGTTCTTGCACCTGGGGCCTGTTGATAGGCGGTATTTTGTGTGTGCGCTTGATTTTTTGGCTGGCTGCTCGAGCTAGCGCATCCGGTCATCATGGTTGCAATCATAAGCAAGCCAACCAAACATTTCGGGCTGTACCGTTTCATACGTATGCCACCTCCATTTTCCTTAGTATGACGAAAATAAAGTCCCTTACTCTGGAAGTGGCTCCCGTAAAAAACTGCCCATTGTGCCGCGTTTCACTACCTGTTAATATGGAAGGTATGCATAATAGAGGAGGTTCACATGAAGCGTCTTGACATACGCAACATTGCAATTATTGCCCACGTTGACCACGGAAAAACCACACTGGTTGACAAACTTTTGATCCAATCGGGCACATTCCGCTCGAACCAACAGGTAGAAGAGAGAATGATGGACTCCAACGACCTGGAGCGCGAGCGTGGAATTACGATCCTGGCGAAAACCACTTCTGTCAAATACAAAGATTTCACGATTAACATCTTGGATACACCAGGCCATGCTGACTTCGGTGGCGAGGTTGAGCGTATCATGAGCATGGTGGATGGCGTTCTGTTGATCGTAGACGCATTCGAAGGCTGTATGCCACAAACGCGCTTTGTATTGAAAAAAGCGCTGGAAGCAAAAGTTACCCCTATCGTTGTCGTGAACAAAGTAGACCGCGACAATGCACGTCCTCAAGAAGTTATCAACGAAGTGTACGACCTGTTCATTGATCTGGATGCGACGGAAGACCAGCTGGAATTCCCAATCGTATATGCTTCCGGTCTGCAAGGGATTGCAGGACTTGAGCCAGATAAGCTGGAAGGCGACCTTCGCCCACTGTTTGACACCATCGTAGAGCATATGCCTGCTCCTGACGCAGACGAATCTGCTCCGCTCCAAATGCAAGTAACCATGCTGGACTACAACGACTTTTTGGGTCGTATCGGGATTGGCCGCATCTATCGCGGAACCATGAACCTGAATGAAATGGTATCCGTCACTACACGCGAAGGCGAAGTGAAAAAAGCACGGATTCAAAAGCTGTTCGGTTTCTCCGGTCTGCAACGTGTTGAGCAAAAAACAGCAAGAGCAGGAGATATCGTAGCCATTTCTGGTATTGACGATATCAACGTAGGGGAGACCGTTTGCCACGTTGATCATCCAGAGGCATTGCCACTCTTGAAAATTGACGAGCCTACCCTGCAAATGACGTTCCTCGTGAATAACAGCCCGTTTGCTGGTCGCGAAGGTAAGCACGTGACTTCCCGCAAGCTGCGTGATCGTCTGATGGCTGAGCTGGAGACAGATGTATCTTTGCGTGTAGATGAAACAGATTCACCAGATGCGTATGTGGTTTCTGGACGCGGTGAATTGCACTTGTCCATCTTGGTAGAGAACATGCGTCGTGAAGGCTTTGAGCTGGGTGTGTCCAAGCCTGAGGTTATCATTCGTATGATCGATGGTCAAAAAATGGAACCGGCTGAGCTGTTGATCATTGATGTGCCTGAGGAATACACAGGGGCGGTTATGGAGACATTGGGTCAACGTAAAGCCGAGATGGTTAACATGATCAACAACGGCTTCGGACAAGTTCGTCTGGAATTTATTATTCCATCCCGCGGTTTGATTGGATATCGTACAGAGTTCTTGACGATTACACGCGGTTACGGAATTCTCAACCACTCCTTCGACAGCTACCGTCCACTTGTACCAGGAGCGGTAGGAGGACGTCACGCAGGGGTACTCATTTCCCACGAGACAGGAACAGCTACCACGTACGGCTTGATGTCCGTAGAAGATCGCGGAACGATGTTCATTCAGCCAGGTACAGAAGTATACGAGGGAATGATCGTAGGTGAGCATAACCGCGACAACGATCTGACCGTTAACGTATGTAAAGAAAAGCATGCGACCAACGTACGTTCTGCGACCAAGGATGAGACTGTCAAAATGAAGGCTCCTCGCATGTTGTCTTTGGAAGAGGCGCTGGAATATCTGAACGACGATGAGCTGTGCGAAGTAACACCACAATCCGTTCGTTTGCGCAAAAAATATCTGAACAAATCAGATCGTGAGCGCTATGAGAAGCAAAAACGCTGGGAAGCACAACCGCAAGCGTAAGATGGAAAGAAAAGAACGCCACTTTATCCTGCTTGGGATGAAGTGGCGTTTTTGTTTGGGCTGTCCTTACAACAGACTTTCAATATCAGAGATGAGCTCTTCAGGTTGAGTACGAGCACTGATACGTTTTACGACATGACCGTCTTTATCCACGAGAAATTTGGCGAAGTTCCATTCGATATCTGGATTTTCTTCGCTCGGGGCATGTTCCTTTAAGTGCTGATACAACGGATGAGTACCAGGACCATTGACATCGATCTTCGCAAACAGCGGGAACGTCACGCCGTAATTACGATCGCAGAACGTTGCGATTTCATCTTCTGTTCCTGGCTCTTGCCCAGCGAACTGGTTGCAAGGGAAGCCAAGAACAACGAGACCCTTATCCTGATAACGCTCATACAGCTCCTGCAGGCCTTTGTATTGAGGGGTAAGGCCGCATTGGCTGGCGACGTTCACGATTAGCAGGACATGCCCTTTGAAGGAGGCCAATGTCTTCTCTTCACCGGAAATCGTTTTGACGGCAATATCATACAAACTCATTTTATTTCCACCTTTTTCTACTGACATATCCTCATCATAGCATGTACGGCGAAATTCATGCCAGCAACATGGAAGGGCCTGCCGTTTTTTGACACAGAATCCACCACCTGATAAAGTAAGAAAGATAGCGTTTTCCTAAGAAAAAAGGAGTGACTATTCGTTTCATTCCGCCTATGAGGGTGGCATGTGAAGCGGTAGGAGTTTCACCGCTTGAAGACAGGAGAGATAAGTGATGGACTGGATACAAATCGCATCAACCTATGTGCCAACGAATCCAGATCAGCTCACAGCATATGACAGCTTTCGCATATGGGCTGACAAATATCGGGCTTGGATTTTGTTTGTGGAACTAATTATCGTCTATTATCTTGGCTTTGCTACCCGTATCCGTATGCCTATTTTGAAAAACTTGCTCTTGTACATTCTTTTGTTTGCTGGAGCTCTCATTTTCGCTATTTTGGATGTGCAGCTTCCTGTGAAAAGTGCAATGCTGGTGGCGATTGCGATTCTCGTGATTGTAAAGGTACGGATCAAGCCGGAGCAAACTGGGCGAAAGTGAGGAGAACCGCGTGAAGCGTGAAGATGCACTTTTTAACTGGCTCCAAATTCAAGTGGTTGCCGATGCGCGACCAGAAGACCGCTCTGCTTTGGATACAGCTGCTTTTTTCTTGCAATTGCTGCAAGAGGATCATCAAATCAGCGATATCGGCTATCGACAGGAAGGCAGCTGGTACGTGCTATTTGGGAACGCTGATTCACAGCCTATGGAAGTGCGATACCCTGCTGAATCAGTCGAATCTTTATTGGTTGCGATTGAAAGTGAACCCAAGTACAACTGCAACTAGCAGGACAAAGACTCCCCTCCACTTGCCGAAATGATTCGGAAGTTGGGGGGAGTTTTTTGTATTAAGCGCTTTTTATAGGTAATAAGATGCGGTTTCTTGGATGATGCAACTTTTGAAAATGATTTCCCGTCAATATTCATGCCCCAAGCATGCAGGGGGATTTTGGCAGACTAGAAGGGGGAACTACCATTGAAAAAGTACATGACCAAACCCGTATTAGCGGTGGTGACAGCTGCAGGTATTCTTGGCTGTTTGACGCCAATTTTTGCCGATGCAAGCTCGATTGCTAGTCCAAGCGCCACAAA from the Brevibacillus brevis genome contains:
- a CDS encoding beta/alpha barrel domain-containing protein; the protein is MPDWSYQTMFRPLLFLMPPERARFITLQSIGALAKIPGGPFIIEWMGHMEPPSQLSKTIGPATFPTPVGLGAGLDPECIAIQALSKFGFGFLELGPVSKEAIDSHGTIQRDTAAMNIHYSSPLVNNGIYALERRLEGASGIKIPIGVRLACRPEASLRKATEERQELIDKLKRFCSFFTIDARANMGHPEWSHTAWKEHFSCLRNQTDLPLLLALPPSLTELEAFPILISAKEAGLNGLVVAGGTIQEASPSANTSVYTTGRSSHEQAVKFVSWAREQWSDALIIGSGGILAPQDALTFLAAGANFVQLHSGLVYSGPGLPKRINEAILQTQPDVAPPQEKRSAFLFPSWVWGILLGVGMMIGGALAWLVAATTVVLPYDERFLGMSADQLALLNAQILSFMSHDRISLAGTMISIGILYSQLAYHGLRKDIHWTRTILLVSGAVGFSSFFLFIGYGYFDYLHAILALMLFPMFLLALRTPAKVHLTRLPPQLHNDRDWRMALWGQLLFVIIGFGLTGAGIIISIIGVTGVFVPSDLVFLCVSADALQSYNERLIPVIAHDRAGFGGALFSNGLAVLLISLWGIRRGEAWIWWTLFLAGIPGFVSGIGIHFTVGYVDFLHLLPAYVAVILFLVALVLLKPYLCRT
- a CDS encoding aminotransferase class I/II-fold pyridoxal phosphate-dependent enzyme; its protein translation is MRQMKTPLFSGLLEHANRNPIQFHIPGHKKGMGMHPAFREFIGDNALSIDLINIAPLDDLHHPKAMIKEAQELAAEAFGADHTFFSVQGTSGAIMAMIMATCSPGDKIIVPRNVHKSIMSAIIFAGAIPIFIHPAMDERLGISHGITVKAVQKALEAHPDAAALLVINPTYFGIAGDLREIVRAAHNYEIPVLVDEAHGVHIHFHEELPISAMQAGADMAATSVHKLGGSLTQTSILNVREGLVDVDRVKTVMSMLTTTSTSYIFLASLDMARQHLALNGKMLADQAMELAAKARDMINEIPRIYCVGKEILGKPATFAMDPTKLLIHVRDLGITGWEVENWLRDKYNIEVEMSDLYNILCFVTAGDTEESIRTLVNGLRDLSVEFSHVQAEEKPTISLPNIPVLSTTPREAFYAETETIPLAEAAGRVITEFIMVYPPGIPIFLPGEVITEENIAYIQENIRVGLPVQGPEDETLKTIKVVKRQTAISG
- a CDS encoding NAD(P)H-dependent flavin oxidoreductase — protein: MKTRVTELLQITYPVVQGGLAYLAYADLAAAVSNAGGLGQITAMSLPSADALREEIRKVRALTDKPFGVNYAIGQHGRPYEEMLDVAIEEGVAAVSVTGGNPEPLLRRLDGHPIKKLVLVASARQAQKAESIGADAVMAVGQEGGGHLGRDDIGTFVLIPRVVDSVKIPVLASGGIGDGRGILAALALGAEGVEMGTRFIATQECVHAHSAYKEALVAGTEHDTAVIKRTLGTPARVVRTPGSDHILQLEKEGAGYEQLKSFISGENNCTFIYEGDSQRGFGWAGQVIGLIDDVPSVQQLFDRMFGDVNKSLDRLRSFS
- a CDS encoding YktB family protein, translated to MPTFSGFRQEDFDVFAIDGLDSRMDAIKTNIRPKFEVLSQHFAPFLSVATGDEMFTHIAKHARRTVNPPADTWVAWANDKRGYKKHPHFQIGLWGTHLFVWYAVIYESPSKEIISHAFNERLDEVIALVPEHFHWSPDHMQPASTSQKELGTAGVKKLVDRLAQVKKAELLCGITIDRHDPILADGEALVSRLEETFGVLSKLYTLGNSRG
- a CDS encoding DUF4446 family protein, giving the protein MEAFLSQIPNVAILLLAVIALTLILFWIVIMQSVRISRLRKSINRIMTGTGGANLEEGLHRLLDQVEEMKKQHSDQQFAINRLSQRMAAQCGKVAIIRYNAFGDVGSDLSFSLAVTDDAGNGVVITSIFGREESRVYAKPLEQGTSSYHLSEEEQAAIKKAMTSTTGI
- a CDS encoding GNAT family N-acetyltransferase, which encodes MITIRNAKAEDLPALIAIEHLCFSPEEAATQEAFEKRIRLIPDSFFVAEADGIIAGLVNGPVIESTFITDDLFQSIKENPASGGHQTILGLAVSPAFQNRGIASMLLAHLEASARVTGRETITLTCKENLIGYYESHGYLNNGVSSSDHAGAIWYNMSKPLR
- the speD gene encoding adenosylmethionine decarboxylase — translated: MEYSTFGRHVAVDTWGVQFDLLNDAEFLKKEMIEAAEACGATVLSVQAKQFSPQGATVLVLLSESHLSIHTYPERGFAALDCYTCGETVDPQIAIDYLVSVLKPEKTYAKKLVRGLGELQVVEPEMKLVEAAK
- a CDS encoding YhcN/YlaJ family sporulation lipoprotein — protein: MKRYSPKCLVGLLMIATMMTGCASSSSQPKNQAHTQNTAYQQAPGARTSLAHDYHAYTGGINARNYRNGYTVNGFNQDLAEQLTMAADDVPGVERATVLVSGTDAVIGIRVRKNFGPEQTRIIEQQVHSAVRSRVPNFSIQVASDAATFDRIRAIHADIYEEATHRTNQVDVRPDMNSQITNTSTEFRSLLHDIGRRTPTVTP